The Candidatus Coatesbacteria bacterium genome segment AGGAGTTGCCGCTCTCGTCGAGGAGGGTGACGGGGACGCGGCTGCCGACGAGGATGCGGGCCTCCTGGTTGTCCAGGGTGGTGATCCGCGGGGCGGAAAGGATCTTGGTGTCGGTGTCGGTGGCGTTGGCCTGCAGGGTGGCGGCCAGGGTGGCGGCGTCGATGGCCACCTGACCCGAGGCGGTCAGAGTACCGGTGTTGGCTGGGGTGTCGATCAGCACCTGGTTGCCGTTGAGACCGAACTCCCAGTCGATGCCCAACTCCTGCAGGGTGCCGGTCTTGACGTCGAAGATCTTGGTCTCGATCATCACCTGGGCGGTACGGGCGTCGAGCTGCTCGACGAGGCGGCGGATGCGATCGCGCCGCTCCAGTGTATCGGTGATGATGATCGAGTTGGTCCGTGGCTCGATCTGGATTTGGCCCCGCTCGGAGAGCATCGATTCGAAGCTGGGCTTCAGGCTGGCCGCGGTGGCGTAGCGCAGGGTGATGATCTCTGTGCCCAGGGGCGAGGCTTCCTCGGCCTCGGCCATCTTGACCAGCTCGTCGGGGGTGTTGACGCGGATGATCGAGCCCTCGACGCGGTAGGACAGGCCGTGGGAGGCCAGGATGACGCGCAGGGCCTCGTCCCAGGGGACGTCTTGCAGGGCGACGGTGACCTTGCCGGTGACGTTGGGTCCGGCGACGATGTTCATCCCGGTCTCGAAGGCCAGCAGGCGCAGGACGTTGCCGATGTCGGCGTCCTTCAGGTCCATCGAGATGCGCTTGGCGGCGTAGACGGGTTCACCCGTACCGCCGGCACCGCTGTAGCTCTCGCTGGTGTGGTATGTTTCGGAGCCGACGGCGCTTTCGGCGACCTCGGTGGTGACGAAGGTCTCGGCGTTCTCGACGTCGTAGCTGGCCGGCTGGTAGCCGTAATCCAGCCCGGCGAAGGGGTCTGCTTGTTCGGTGACCACGTCGAGGTACAGTACGCTGCCCCGGCGGGTGATCAGGTAGGGGTAGTCGGCGGAGACCGTGGTGACCACGCGGACGATCTTGGGGTTCTCAGAGTGCTGGGTGACCGAGACCTTGGCCACGCCGCCGGAATCGACGTACAGTGTCGGGGTCTCGAGCTCGTTGACGGCGCCGATCAGGTCTAGGACGAAGGTCCGCGGGCTGAGGGTCTTGGAGAAGTCGAACTCGAGGGGCGCGTCGCCGACGATCTCGATCCGCGTCTTGCCCAACAGCTCGTCGACGGTCACGCGACGGATGCCGGTGGGCTCCGTCGAAGGGGCCGTGGTTTGGCCGCGGCCGCCCGGCGGCGCCGGGAAGCGCACGGTGATGCTGTTTTCCTGCTTGGTGAGGTAGTAGGGTTCGTAGTCCTGCAGGTCGAGCACGACGCGGACGATGCGGTTAGGGATCTCCCGGTACTGGCTGGAGCGCACCCGCTCGACGTTATAGCCCCGCTCGACCTGGAGGGTGGCGGGGCAGGCGTGGACGGCGTCGCGGATGTCGACGATCACCCGGGTGGGGTCCTCGAGGGCGAAGACGTCGTAGGCCAGAGAACCGCTGCCGCTGATGGTGACGACCTCGGCACCCTCGTCGTCGGTGTCGTGGACGATCGAGGTGACCCGGACCTGGGCCGCCGCCGCGGCGGCGAGACAGAGCAGACCGCTGAGTATCGCCTTGACTGTTGATCCGGTTTTCACGGCGGGTCTCTCGCGTTGACGGGCGTTGCGCCGTGGCATACTCTCAAGCGCCAGCGGCGTCCGAGGTAACGTCGCTGGTTAACCCCGGGTGAATACGCCCCGGTTGCGACTAGACAAATTCAGTATTGGCTAACATGAACCTTTAGTTTCACAGTTTAGTCTAATGTATAACATAATTGCGGCTTAGTCAACTAGTTGCGCTGGTTTTTCCGTCGGCGGCTGCGGACGAGGGCGCGGATGGCGAAGAACAGCCCTGTGAGCACCAGCACACCGCCGATGGACAGCCACAGCCACCAGGGCCAGGGGGTGACGACTTCGCTGGTCATCAGCGAGGCGGCGGGTTGGTGGTCGCGCCTGCAGAGGACGACCTCGACCTCGGTCAGCTCGCCGCCGTTGTCCATCCCGACGGCCAGCAGTTCGTAGACCTTGGCCAGTTCACGGGCCGCCGCCGGGATACGCAGCAGGGGGGTGGCGTCGACCAGGCGGGCCGTTTTGTCGATGGAGCAGAAGCTCAGCACCCGTTCCGTGGTCAGCTTCTCCCCGGCCAGGCGATAATCGGCGGGCAGGTCGTCCGTGGTGTTGCCGCTGTGGAGCAGGCGGCGGATCTGGGGCAGCCGTTCACGCATGGCGGTGAAGACGAAGTGGTCGCCGATAAAGGCCACGGCGGGCTGCAGGTGGAGCCGCTCCAGGGCGGCGATATCGAAGATGTCGACCAGGCCGTCCACGGTTTCTGTGCGCAGGATGCGGAACTCGGTCAGATACTCGGACAGTTTCAGGCGCATCAGCGGCAGAACGGCGGCCTCGTAGAATTCGCGCGCTCCAGCCGGGTCCGCCAGCTTGACGGCGAAGTAGCCCGTGGGGAATCCCCCCCCATCGTAGACATTGAAGCGCAGACCGTCGATCAGGCTGTTGCCGAATTCCTCCAGACCGGCCAGTTGCTCCCGGGTGGCGCCGTGGGTCAGGCGTTCGCCCGCCCAGCCCAGCAGGGAGCCCAGGTGGCTGCCCTGGAGGGGTAAATCGGCGTAGAACAGGGCGTCATCGCTGACGGCGGGTGCCGTGTCGGCGGCGATGTCCAGTCGGCCGTCGTGGACCGAGCACAGCCGTAGGCGCAAGCCCCTTGGCTGGATGCGCAACCCCAGGGAGACGCCCCGGGTCAACAGCAGTTGTTCGACGGCGGTTTCGGGCAGTCCGAAACCCTGGGCCAGGGGTTCGAGCAGGGCGCGAAAACGCTTGACGTCCAGGTAGGCGCCCAGATGGGCGTCGGCCTGGGCCAGATGCAGCCGTCGGTGGTCGGCGTCGTCGAAGAAGCGGCCCTCCCGGGCCAACAGGGCGTCCAGGCCGGCGGTGACCAGCTCGAGGTCGTCGCCGAGGAGCAGCACTCCGCGGTGGTGGGCGGCGAACAGGCCCGAAGAGCTGCGCCTTAACTGAACCCCGTGGTGTTCACCCAGCTCCTCGGCCTCGCGGCGGTCCTCGCCGAGGAGTTCGTCGATGAAACCCTGAAAGCGCAGGGGATCGTGGAGGGGCAGGCTGAGCAGAAAGGAAGCCGTCGGCCCGCGCAGGCTCAAGCCCAGCTTGAGTCCCAGCGCGGTGGTGCGGGTCACGTCGAGGCCGGTGTCGTGGATCTCCTGCAGGGTGGTCAGCTCGGCGGGATCCAACCGGTGGGTCAGCAGGCTCTTGACCTCCTCCATGTAGAGGAGCAGCTCCTCGGTCAGCTCGGGGCTGACGTCGCGGATCTCGGCCAGCAGTTGATCGCCGCCGTCCCAGACCTGCTGCAGGGCCGGGGTGGTGAAAACGAGCTGGCAGCGGTCCGGGAGGGCGTCGGCGGCGTCGTCGGGGTTCTCCGCGCAACCGCAAAGGAGCAGCGCCAGCGCCGACAGGAGGGGGACGAGACTTCGCAGCGAACGTCCGGGATGGCTGTTAGAAACCGAGGGGGTCGGCACCGCTGTCTTCCCTTTCGAGGATGCTGTAGAGCTCGTCGGCCTCACTCTTGCGCACGGTCTTGGCCAGACGCTCGACGCGCACGGTCAGCCTGATCCGGCCGAGGCTGACGGCGATGACGTCCCCGACCTTGAGCTGCTTGCCGGCGTCGGCCGTATTGCCGTTTACCTTGACCTTACCACCGTCGCAGGCCTGCTTGGCCAGGGGGCGGCGCTTGATGATCCGCGAGACCTTGAGGAATTTGTCCAGGCGCATGATGGATTGGGTTGGGGTTTTAAGGGACCTGTCGTCCGTTGGACCAAGAGGGTGGGACGCTTCCCGTTAAAGTCGTAGTAGGCTTCTTCTGCGTTTAAAACATGTCTCTTGCACGTTTCTTGTGCGTTTCTAATACGTTTCGATAATCCGGGAGGTTGCTTATTGTTCGGTCGCCATTAAACACCGACCGGAGATCGTCCCGCAACGTTTTATCGCGCCAGACCAGGCTGCCTGGTTGGCCGGTGTCGTCCTGCGGGACGGATACGGCGGCGCAATTTGAACGCCCGTCAGCCGCGGTGTCGCCGTTGCGCCCGGAACCGGCACGGTTTTTGCATCTCGGCGGCCGCTGACGGCGCCGATAACCGTCCGCCTCCGCAAAAACCGTGCCGGTTCCGGGCGGGGGTGGGGTGGACGGCGTCTTGGGGTTGCGCCGTTGGATTGCGCCGCCGTATCCGCCGCCGTCGCCGCTGGTGCGTCGTTGGGCTTCAGTCGCGCCGGTAGGTGTTCTCGTAGATCCGCAGCAGGTTGAGTTGATGCAGCCGTCGGACCCAGTCCGGCGCAGGTTTTTTGAGGAAGCCCTCGAGGGGCAGGGCGTTTTTCCACTCGGCGGGCGGTTCGTCCCAGGCTGGTTTTTCGGCCTCGCGGGAGAGCGTTTCTGTGCCGTCGAGCAACCAGTCGATGTAGCGTCGATGGTTGTCCAGGGCGGCGAACGAGTGTTCGGCTTCCAGGACGGCCCCGTGACCGGGGACCAGCCGCCGGGGGGATAGAGAGTGTATCAGGGCCAGGGAGCCGGTGAGCCGCCAGGGGTCGCCCCAGTAGAGGTAGGGGATGGCGGGCTTGTCGGGTCGGGGTCCGGCCAGGACGTTGTCCGAGGCGATGATCAACTCCCGGGCCGGGAGGCGGACGATGGTCAGTTCGGGACAGTGGCCGGGGGCGTGGATCAGCTCCAGGGTCAGTCCGCCGCAGCGCAGCGACGCTCGGCCTTCGATGAGGACGCCGGGCGTGGGGATGGCGTCGTAATCGATCAGCGCGGGGCGGCGGGAAACCATGGTGTACTCGGTGTGCAGGGTTCGGCGCCAGCCGCGGTGGGCGATGATCGGGGTGTCGGCGCCGGCGGTCCCGGCGTTGCCGCCGCAGTGATCGGAGTGGCCGTGGGTGTTGACCACGGCGAGGAGGCGGCAGTCCAGCTCGTCGCGGGCGAAGCGGGCCAGCTCGGCGCCCTGGGAGCGGCTGCCCGTGGTGTCGACGATCACCGCCTCGCCGGCGTCGGCGATGACCACGGCGTTGACGGCCAGGGGCGAGCCGGTGAAGACGTGGACGCCGGAAGCGGGGCTGGTCGGCGGACGGCGCATCAGGTTACTACCCTCAGGGTGTGGGTGCTCGTCGACAGCCGCAGGCGCCAGTCACCGGCTTGTTCGAGATAGCCGGCCTCGGCGCGGCGGGTGACCGGCAGGCCCATCACCCCGCCCAGGGGCCGGGTGGACAGGCGGCGGGTTGCGCCGTCGGGAGCGACGAGAGTTGCGCTCTGTTCGTCGGTCTGGACGAAGAGGCGCGTGCGTAGGGGTATCGTAACATCGCCGCGGTCGGGAGTCCAGACGAAGTAATCGCCGGCGATGGGCCGCTGGAGCGCCTCCGGAGCCTCGAGACCCGCCGCTCGATAGGCGGCGCGCAACTGGGCGCGGAACAGGCGGTCGAACTCGCGCTCGGCCTTGGGCGCGGTGGCCTGATCGGTTCCGAACCACCAGAACCAGTCCGAGCCCTGGGCGGCCTGGAGCAGCTCGAAGACCCGGGGGTGGCTGTCGGGATCGGCACCTAATTCGTCCAGGCGCTCACGCAGCTTGCGGACGGCGTCCCAGGCGCGGTTTTCCTCGGGCTCGCCGATCCAGGTGCCCAGGTCGTTGCCGGGTTCGGAGCCGAACTCGTCGATCCAGCTGGCGTGGGGCAGCTCGTCGATGAGCGGGGCGCTATAGCCCGCGGCCTCCAGCTCGTCGAGCAGCCGGGAGGGTAGCACGGTTTCGAGATCGTCGGCGGCGGCCAGCTCGGCGTAGAGGCGCAGCAGGAAGGGTCGGCCGTCAGCGGGATAGGCGCCCCAGGCGTTCTCACCGTCGAGGATCACCGCGGCGATCGGGTTGTCTATCCCGGCGTAGCGCCGGCGCAGGCCCCAGAGGAAGTCGTCGACGGCGCGCTGCGGGCTCAGCTTGCTGTAGTGGAAGCCGACGGCGTCGGACAACGGATGGTCGCGGAAGAAGAGGTACCAGCCGTGATCACCGTCGCCGACGCGGTGGGGCCGGGCCAGCTCCCGGGGCGTCGGCTCGCGGCCCAGGAGCAGGGCCAGGACGCCTTCGTCGGTGGCGGCCCAACGGGCCCCGGTCCGGGCCAGGGGAACGACGATGTTCTGTCCCACGGCGCCCTCGGCGGGCCACCAGCCCCGCGGGCGTCGGCCGAACTCGCGCTCCAGCACGGCCAGGCCGCGTTCGAGCTGGCGCTCGGCGTCGACGGGGTAGCTGTAGCGTTGGGGATGGCCGCAGCCCTCCCGGTCGATGATCGCCCGGTCCGAATCCACCAGCAGGGGCAGGATGGGGTGGCTGTAGGGGGTGGCGGTCAGCTCGATCTGCCCCCGCTCGAGCAGGTCCCGGTGCAGGGGGATGACGGCGGCCAGGGTCCGCCGCTGGATCCGCTCCAGTTCGGCGATGTCGGCGGCGGTGAAGCCGCGGTCTTTCTCGACCAGCCGCGCGACGGACAGTTCCGCGCCCCGGGGCGTCCTCCAACCGTGGCGGCGCAGCTCGACGGGAAACCAGGCCAGGTTGAACCACACCGCCAGATCGACGAGGTCGGCGGGGGGGATCCCGGCGGCCCGGGCCCGCAGCTCGGTCAGGCGCGGATCGTCGCGCTCCAGCCACAGGTCCAGTTCATCCAGGGCGGCCGACAGGGGTTGATAGTTCTCCAGCAGCTCGGCGTAGCGCGGATGGGGGCGAATCTGCCGCTCCCAGTCGGCGTCGAAGGCGTCGCGCAGCAGCTCCAGGCGTTCGTCGGCGATCAGGCCCGCCGGTGAGCGGCGGGTGAGTTCCCACAGCCGGTCCGTGGCGCCGTCGCGGTAGTCCGCCAACTGGTCCAGCAGGATCGGCGTCAGGTTGATGCAGCAGCGCACCCCCGGCGACTCCCACAGCCGGGCCGCCATGCCGAAATAGTCGCGCAGGGCGTGGAGCCGGACCCAGGGCAGGCGGAAGGAGCCCCGGGGACCGTCGGCTCGGGGGTCGCGGTAGTCGGGCTGGTGCTGGTGCCAGAGCAGGATCAGTCTCAGCATGGGTCTTCCACTGGTGGGACGAGCTGGTGTGCCTGTGGCGGCTTGCTGCGCTGCGGTGCGTCGGATATGGCGGGCGAGCGGGGTGAGACGGTGTATGTCCCAGGTTATGCCGGGTCCGGCGTCGTGCAACAACCTGCTCGCGTCCTCAGCCGGTCGGCCCCGTCTCGACCAGGTCCTCCCAGGCCCGGGCGATGCCGCCGAGGTTGCAGCCCAGCTCGCCGCGGCGCTCGATGGTTCGCCGGTTGAGCTCGACGGCGGCCCGGCGTTCGGCGGTATCATCGAGGGCGGTCAGGATCCGCCGCGTCAAGGCCTCGACATCGCCGGCGGGATAGAGGCCGCCCCGGCAGCCGTTCAGGACCTCACGGTTCGAGGCGTGATCGGGTACGATGGGATAGGCTCCGCAGGCCAGGGCCTCGACCAGGGAGAAGGCGTAGGCGTCGACGGGCACGGTGACCACGTACAGCGCCGCCCGCCCCAGGGCCGCGCCGACGACGCCGGGCGGTTGCGGACCGTGGAAGCGCACCGCTTCGCTAATGTCCAGTTCGGCGGTCAAGCAGCGGAGTTCATCCTCGGCGTTGCCCGCGCCCAGCAGTTCCAGCCGCAGCTCCGGTCGGCTTCGCCGCGCCCGGGCCAGGGCCCGCAGCAGGACCTCGACCCGGTAGAAGCGATCCAGGGTTCGGGTGTGGACGATGGTCGGTTCCCGCTCCTCCAGCCGGCGGCCCGGCGGGAAAGCGTGGGGGTCGATCCCCTTGGGCCAGACGGCCAGCCGCTCGGGTCGGACCCCGTAGCGCCGCAGGTAGGGCAGCATCGCCCGGCCGGCGGCGGTGACATGGTCGGCTCGGCGGCAGACGAAACGGGCGCGCAGCCGGTCGGCCGCACTGCGCTCGGTGATCAGGGGCACCTCGGGTCCCCAGCAGGTCAGCGTCCACGGGTGGCGGTCGAGCAAGGCGGCGATCAGGCCGTAGTTGGTCAGGTAGTGGGCGCTGACCAGATCCGGTCGGGTGCGGGCGATGTAGCCGCGCACGGCTGGCAGAGCGCGCAGACTGTCCAGCAGCGTCGCCCGCCGGTCGTCGCGCAGGTTGAGTTGGCCCTCGACGAGGCGCGGACCGGCCTGGATGCTGATCAGGTGGCACTCGTCGCCGCGCCGGCTGAAGAAGTCCAGCCAGCGGCGGGTATGGATGCTGTCGCCCGAGGAGAGGAACAGAAGGCGCATGGCAAGCCGGTCTCGCTCCGTTGGGAGAGTTGCTTGGTTGAGGGGGGCGGCGTGTCGGGTGTCGGTTGAGCACGTCTCCATCGGTCTTCGCGCCGCGGATCCGGGGGAGCAAAAACCGGGCCCGGCGTGAGAGCCCGATTATAGCACGTAGGCCGTCACCGCACCCCGGTCCGCTCAGCCGGTGCGCAGGCGTCGCAGTTGGAGGGCGCCGCAACCCTCGGCCAGGCTGCGATAACGCTCGGCGGCCAGGTCGGCGAAGGCGGCGTTGTCTACCTTGCGGTAGAAATCGACGGAGGCCCGCCAGGCCAGGGCGGCCTCATAGGGCATCTCCAGGGCCTCGAAGGCCTTGCGGGACTCGTTGAGCTGTTCGTCGGCCTGCTCGATCCAGCCGGCGGCGAGCAGGGCCCGGCCGTAGGCCAGGGAAGCCAGGGCCGCGATCGGCGGTTCGGCGAACTGCTCCGAGAGCTTGACCGCCCGGGCCCCCGCCGACAGGGCGCCGTCGCGTTCGTCGTTGTTGAGCCGCCACCAGCTCAATACGGCGGCCTGATACTGAGGTTCCATCGGCTCCCCGATGGTCCGGGCGTGGGACTCGGCCCGCGCGAAGAGCTTTCCGGCCACTTCGAGGCGGCCGGAGATGGTCAGGTAGAGGCCGTACTCGAGTAGATAAAGGTGGGCCCGGCGCAGTTCGCCGAGGTCCTCTTTAACGGCGACGGCCTCATCGGCCAGCCGCCGGCCCCGTTTCTCATCGCCGACACGGAAGGCGACGGCAGCCAAACCCATCAGTGAGCCGGCCAGCCCAGAGCGATATTCCAGGCGCCCGTACATCTCGACGGCCCGTTCCAATAGCTCGCGGGCCGCCGGAAAGCGCCCGCGGTGCAGGGCCACCATGCCCCGCCCGTGGTGGGCGTTGGCGGCCCAGCGCTCCTCGCCGATCTCGTCGAACACCTGCAGGGCCTGGTCGAAGGCGTCCTCGGCGTCGGCGAAGCGACTCTGGCGGGTGTAGAGCAGGCCGAGGTTGGTCAACGCGCCGCCGTGCTCGCGGCGTTGTCCGGTGTGGGTGGTCAGCATCAGACAGCGCTGGTAGCAGCTCAGGGCCGCCGCATGCTCACCCATGCTTTTGTAGATGTTGCCCAGATTGAGCCGGGAGACGGCCTCCCGTTTTTCATCGCCCAGGGCCTCGAAGCACTCCACGGCCCGGCGCTGGGCCAGGCGGGCTTCGATCGTGCGGCCGGTGCGTTTGAACAGCACCCCCAGGTTGGCCCAGGCCACGGCCTGGCTGCGCTCCAGGCCCAGGTCGCCGGCCCGTTCGAGGTTCCAGCGCAGCAGCCGCTCGGCCTCCCCGTAGCGTCCCAGATGCCGTAAGGCGGTGCTGAGGGCGACATTGGCCTCCAGCACACCCGTTAGATCGCCGACCGCGGTGAGGCGCTCCCCGGCAGTTTCCAGCAGCTCCAGCGCCCGGTCGTAGCGCTGGGCGTCGCGCTCCAGCAGGCCGCTTTCCAGCATCACCCGGCCCAGCAGGGCTTCGTCGGCGCAATCCTCGGCCAGGCGGCGGGCCTGGATCAGCAGCTCGGCGGCCCGTACCGATTCACCTTTGCGGCGGGCGGTCAGGCCGCGGTAGAGGTAATAGCGAGCCTCCAGGGGACGGGGGGCCTCGTCGGTCAGCCCCGGGGCGAAGCGTTCCTCGAGTAGGGCCAGGTCGCGTTCGCGCAGGGCGGCGTCCAGGTCCGCCAGAGCCGCGGTTCGACCTTCGTCGGGCGGTCGTGATTCCATCGGCGCAATCAGCCTTTCGCTGGCCCGTAATCTCGTCTGTTGAACAAAAGGCAAGATAAGTCTCACGTTCAGTATACCAGCCGTCCGGCCTCTTTTCAGGCGCCGCGGTTCCCGAGGGCGCAACGAAGCGGGGGCCGCCGCGGCGACCCCCGGTGTTTACGCTCGCTGACGGGTTTAGCGGTTGACCACCAGCCGGCGGTGGACGTCGAGGTCCGGTGTGCTCAACCGGTAGAGGTAGACGCCGTTGGTCAGGCCGGCGGTGTTGAGAGTGCAGGTATGCCGACCGGCGCTCAACGGCTGGCTCTCGATGAGGCGGCGCAGGAGTCGGCCGCTGACATCGAACAGCTCCAGGGAGACGGTCTGGGCCTCGGGCAGCTCGAAGGTGATGGTGGTCAGGCCGACGGCCGGATTGGGGTGGCTTTGCAGCAGCGCGGCCTGGGGCGGCAGGCTGCCGTCGTGGTGGGCGGCGAAGACCGGACCGTAGGTCGCGGTCTTGCCGTCCTGATCGACGACGCGGACCTTGTAGGCGTAATCGAGACCGCCCCGAACCCCGCGATCGAGGAACCGCTGGCTGGGTTCGCCGGGCAGCGGCCGGTCGTTGAGCTTCTGGTAGGCCATCTCCAGCTCGGCGTCGACGGCGGGAGCCCGCAGCAGGTCGTAGGAGGCCGCCGTGCCTTCGTTGGTCCAGTTGACCAGCAGGCCCTCGTCGCGGTCATCGACCTCGATGGTCAACGGGTCGGCGGCCAGGAGGTCGGTGTAGTAGACGTCGACGGTGAACAGCGTGGGTGAGTAATCGGCATCGTTGGAGGTGAGCTCCACCTGGTATTGCAGATAGCGCAGGCCGTCGTCGACGGCCGTGGAAAGGTCGAAGCTCTGGCTGAAGGGCCCCTCCCAGGCGGCGGCGATGCAGTCGTCGTAGGACGCGCCGGCGCGGACGTAGAATTCGATGTCGGTGTCCGGACGCAGGTACTCGTCCCAGATGAACATCCGCCAGTCAGGCTCCTCGACGACGGCCTCGAGCACGGAGCTGGTCAGTACGCCCGACGCCTGGAAGCCCTCGGTGATCTGCCACCAGTCGATGCTGTCGCCGGTGTTGGCGGTGGAGAGGCCGACGGGGGCGCGGGTGTCGGTGAAGCTGGAGGTGACGACGCCGTGGGCGCCGCCGTAACCGGTGGCCCAGCTGAGCTGGGTGAAGTTCATCGAGCCGT includes the following:
- a CDS encoding glycoside hydrolase, coding for MIPPNAGPPSSSTGEPSSAAASWAATSAASPGPGRTWSRRGRPAEDASRLLHDAGPGITWDIHRLTPLARHIRRTAAQQAATGTPARPTSGRPMLRLILLWHQHQPDYRDPRADGPRGSFRLPWVRLHALRDYFGMAARLWESPGVRCCINLTPILLDQLADYRDGATDRLWELTRRSPAGLIADERLELLRDAFDADWERQIRPHPRYAELLENYQPLSAALDELDLWLERDDPRLTELRARAAGIPPADLVDLAVWFNLAWFPVELRRHGWRTPRGAELSVARLVEKDRGFTAADIAELERIQRRTLAAVIPLHRDLLERGQIELTATPYSHPILPLLVDSDRAIIDREGCGHPQRYSYPVDAERQLERGLAVLEREFGRRPRGWWPAEGAVGQNIVVPLARTGARWAATDEGVLALLLGREPTPRELARPHRVGDGDHGWYLFFRDHPLSDAVGFHYSKLSPQRAVDDFLWGLRRRYAGIDNPIAAVILDGENAWGAYPADGRPFLLRLYAELAAADDLETVLPSRLLDELEAAGYSAPLIDELPHASWIDEFGSEPGNDLGTWIGEPEENRAWDAVRKLRERLDELGADPDSHPRVFELLQAAQGSDWFWWFGTDQATAPKAEREFDRLFRAQLRAAYRAAGLEAPEALQRPIAGDYFVWTPDRGDVTIPLRTRLFVQTDEQSATLVAPDGATRRLSTRPLGGVMGLPVTRRAEAGYLEQAGDWRLRLSTSTHTLRVVT
- a CDS encoding tetratricopeptide repeat protein; its protein translation is MESRPPDEGRTAALADLDAALRERDLALLEERFAPGLTDEAPRPLEARYYLYRGLTARRKGESVRAAELLIQARRLAEDCADEALLGRVMLESGLLERDAQRYDRALELLETAGERLTAVGDLTGVLEANVALSTALRHLGRYGEAERLLRWNLERAGDLGLERSQAVAWANLGVLFKRTGRTIEARLAQRRAVECFEALGDEKREAVSRLNLGNIYKSMGEHAAALSCYQRCLMLTTHTGQRREHGGALTNLGLLYTRQSRFADAEDAFDQALQVFDEIGEERWAANAHHGRGMVALHRGRFPAARELLERAVEMYGRLEYRSGLAGSLMGLAAVAFRVGDEKRGRRLADEAVAVKEDLGELRRAHLYLLEYGLYLTISGRLEVAGKLFARAESHARTIGEPMEPQYQAAVLSWWRLNNDERDGALSAGARAVKLSEQFAEPPIAALASLAYGRALLAAGWIEQADEQLNESRKAFEALEMPYEAALAWRASVDFYRKVDNAAFADLAAERYRSLAEGCGALQLRRLRTG
- a CDS encoding glycosyltransferase, which codes for METCSTDTRHAAPLNQATLPTERDRLAMRLLFLSSGDSIHTRRWLDFFSRRGDECHLISIQAGPRLVEGQLNLRDDRRATLLDSLRALPAVRGYIARTRPDLVSAHYLTNYGLIAALLDRHPWTLTCWGPEVPLITERSAADRLRARFVCRRADHVTAAGRAMLPYLRRYGVRPERLAVWPKGIDPHAFPPGRRLEEREPTIVHTRTLDRFYRVEVLLRALARARRSRPELRLELLGAGNAEDELRCLTAELDISEAVRFHGPQPPGVVGAALGRAALYVVTVPVDAYAFSLVEALACGAYPIVPDHASNREVLNGCRGGLYPAGDVEALTRRILTALDDTAERRAAVELNRRTIERRGELGCNLGGIARAWEDLVETGPTG
- a CDS encoding RNA-binding S4 domain-containing protein, which produces MRLDKFLKVSRIIKRRPLAKQACDGGKVKVNGNTADAGKQLKVGDVIAVSLGRIRLTVRVERLAKTVRKSEADELYSILEREDSGADPLGF
- a CDS encoding AMIN domain-containing protein, which produces MPRRNARQRERPAVKTGSTVKAILSGLLCLAAAAAAQVRVTSIVHDTDDEGAEVVTISGSGSLAYDVFALEDPTRVIVDIRDAVHACPATLQVERGYNVERVRSSQYREIPNRIVRVVLDLQDYEPYYLTKQENSITVRFPAPPGGRGQTTAPSTEPTGIRRVTVDELLGKTRIEIVGDAPLEFDFSKTLSPRTFVLDLIGAVNELETPTLYVDSGGVAKVSVTQHSENPKIVRVVTTVSADYPYLITRRGSVLYLDVVTEQADPFAGLDYGYQPASYDVENAETFVTTEVAESAVGSETYHTSESYSGAGGTGEPVYAAKRISMDLKDADIGNVLRLLAFETGMNIVAGPNVTGKVTVALQDVPWDEALRVILASHGLSYRVEGSIIRVNTPDELVKMAEAEEASPLGTEIITLRYATAASLKPSFESMLSERGQIQIEPRTNSIIITDTLERRDRIRRLVEQLDARTAQVMIETKIFDVKTGTLQELGIDWEFGLNGNQVLIDTPANTGTLTASGQVAIDAATLAATLQANATDTDTKILSAPRITTLDNQEARILVGSRVPVTLLDESGNSYTEFYEVGIKLAVTPHVNSVNEITLDIQPEISEMSSTPAPGLEFQVDTTEASTSILLRNGETGVIGGLLRRKNESVQTGVPLLSSIPVIGLLFKSSTDSEETRELLIFVTPHLVRAE
- a CDS encoding MBL fold metallo-hydrolase, which produces MRRPPTSPASGVHVFTGSPLAVNAVVIADAGEAVIVDTTGSRSQGAELARFARDELDCRLLAVVNTHGHSDHCGGNAGTAGADTPIIAHRGWRRTLHTEYTMVSRRPALIDYDAIPTPGVLIEGRASLRCGGLTLELIHAPGHCPELTIVRLPARELIIASDNVLAGPRPDKPAIPYLYWGDPWRLTGSLALIHSLSPRRLVPGHGAVLEAEHSFAALDNHRRYIDWLLDGTETLSREAEKPAWDEPPAEWKNALPLEGFLKKPAPDWVRRLHQLNLLRIYENTYRRD